One region of Roseovarius faecimaris genomic DNA includes:
- a CDS encoding REP-associated tyrosine transposase has product MSEYRRPRITGAQVFFTVALARRGSSLLTDEVTRLREAVRVTKAERPFEIGAWVLLPDHLHCIWTLPAGDADFSTRWRLIKSRFSRGLPKGPLRASHELRQERGIWQRRFWEHHIRDRNDYLVHLRYCWMNPVKHGLVERPEDWPYSSLHRDARFRADMGLAM; this is encoded by the coding sequence ATGTCGGAGTATCGCAGACCAAGGATCACCGGGGCGCAGGTGTTTTTCACCGTGGCGCTGGCGCGGCGGGGCTCGTCTCTGCTCACCGATGAGGTGACGCGCCTGCGCGAGGCGGTGCGGGTGACGAAGGCGGAGCGGCCGTTCGAGATCGGGGCCTGGGTTCTCCTGCCGGATCATTTGCATTGCATTTGGACGCTGCCTGCGGGGGATGCGGATTTCTCGACACGGTGGAGATTGATCAAATCCCGGTTTTCCCGCGGATTGCCGAAGGGGCCGCTGCGGGCGAGCCATGAGTTGCGACAGGAGCGGGGCATCTGGCAGAGACGCTTTTGGGAGCACCATATCCGTGACCGGAACGATTATCTTGTGCATTTGCGCTATTGCTGGATGAACCCGGTGAAGCATGGGCTTGTGGAGCGCCCTGAGGACTGGCCATATTCCAGCCTTCACCGCGATGCCCGTTTCCGAGCAGATATGGGTTTGGCGATGTAG
- the lepA gene encoding translation elongation factor 4, whose amino-acid sequence MTPLSHIRNFSIVAHIDHGKSTLADRLIQQTNTVAERDMKEQMLDSMDIERERGITIKANTVRIDYTAQNGEQYVLNLIDTPGHVDFAYEVSRSMRAVEGSLLVVDSTQGVEAQTLANVYQAIDADHELIPVLNKIDLPASDIDRVAEQIEDVIGIDASGAIPVSAKTGQGITETLEAIVHHLPPPKGDADAPLKAMLVDSWYDPYLGVVVLVRIMDGVLKKGDQIKMMQTGARYGVDRIGVFRPAMQPIDALGPGEIGFITASIKQVRDTKVGDTITHEKKGADKPLPGFKPSQPVVFCGLFPVDSAEFEDMRDAIEKLALNDASFSYEMETSAALGFGFRCGFLGLLHLEVIRDRIEREYDIELITTAPSVIYHVYMKDGTQFDLHNPADMPDPSHIDHIEEPRIKATILVPDEYLGDVLKLCQDRRGIQMDLTYAGSRAMVVYDLPLNEVVFDFYDRLKSVTKGYASFDYQLEGYREDSLVKMSVLVNEEPVDALSMMVHRDRAEMRGRAMCEKLKDLIPRHMFKIPIQAAIGGKVIARETLSALRKDVTAKCYGGDATRKKKLLEKQKAGKKKMRQFGKVDIPQEAFISALKMDD is encoded by the coding sequence ATGACACCGCTTTCGCATATCCGCAATTTCTCCATCGTGGCGCATATCGACCATGGGAAATCCACCCTGGCCGACCGGCTGATTCAGCAGACCAACACCGTCGCTGAACGCGACATGAAAGAGCAGATGCTCGATTCTATGGATATCGAGCGCGAGCGGGGCATCACCATCAAGGCCAACACCGTGCGGATCGACTATACCGCGCAGAACGGTGAGCAATATGTGCTCAACCTGATCGACACGCCCGGCCATGTGGATTTCGCCTATGAGGTCTCCCGCTCCATGCGCGCGGTCGAGGGCTCGCTTCTGGTGGTGGACTCAACGCAGGGCGTCGAGGCGCAGACGCTGGCCAATGTCTATCAGGCGATTGATGCCGATCACGAGCTGATCCCCGTGCTCAACAAGATCGACCTGCCTGCGTCGGATATCGACCGCGTGGCCGAGCAGATCGAGGATGTCATCGGCATCGACGCCTCGGGCGCCATTCCTGTCTCCGCCAAGACAGGCCAGGGCATCACCGAAACGCTGGAGGCCATCGTGCACCACCTGCCGCCGCCCAAGGGCGATGCGGACGCGCCCCTGAAGGCCATGCTGGTGGATAGCTGGTATGACCCTTACCTCGGCGTCGTCGTGCTGGTGCGGATCATGGACGGGGTGCTCAAGAAGGGCGACCAGATCAAGATGATGCAGACCGGCGCGCGCTATGGCGTGGACCGGATCGGCGTCTTCCGCCCGGCGATGCAGCCCATCGACGCGCTCGGCCCCGGCGAGATCGGCTTTATCACCGCCTCGATCAAACAGGTGCGCGACACCAAGGTGGGCGATACGATCACCCATGAAAAAAAGGGTGCAGACAAGCCGCTGCCGGGCTTCAAACCCTCGCAGCCGGTGGTGTTCTGCGGCCTCTTCCCGGTGGATTCGGCCGAGTTCGAGGATATGCGCGACGCCATTGAAAAGCTCGCGCTGAACGACGCCTCTTTCAGCTATGAGATGGAAACCTCCGCCGCGCTGGGGTTCGGCTTCCGCTGCGGTTTCCTCGGGCTTTTGCACCTTGAGGTGATCCGCGACCGGATCGAACGGGAATATGATATCGAGCTGATCACCACCGCGCCCTCGGTGATCTACCACGTCTACATGAAGGACGGCACGCAGTTCGACCTGCACAACCCCGCCGACATGCCCGACCCCTCCCATATCGACCATATCGAAGAGCCTCGCATCAAGGCCACGATCCTGGTGCCGGATGAATATCTGGGCGACGTGCTCAAGCTCTGCCAGGACCGCCGCGGTATCCAGATGGACCTCACCTATGCCGGCTCGCGTGCCATGGTGGTCTATGACCTGCCCTTGAACGAGGTGGTGTTCGACTTCTACGACCGGCTGAAATCCGTGACCAAGGGCTATGCCTCCTTCGATTATCAGCTTGAGGGCTACCGCGAGGACAGCCTCGTCAAGATGTCCGTGCTGGTCAATGAAGAGCCGGTCGATGCCCTGTCGATGATGGTCCACCGGGACCGCGCCGAGATGCGCGGCCGCGCCATGTGCGAAAAGCTCAAGGACCTGATCCCGCGCCACATGTTCAAGATCCCGATCCAGGCGGCCATTGGCGGCAAGGTGATCGCGCGCGAGACGCTATCCGCTTTGCGCAAGGACGTGACGGCGAAATGCTATGGCGGCGACGCCACGCGGAAGAAGAAGCTGCTGGAAAAGCAGAAGGCGGGGAAAAAGAAGATGCGCCAGTTCGGGAAGGTCGATATCCCTCAGGAGGCGTTTATTTCGGCTTTGAAGATGGATGACTGA
- a CDS encoding NAD(P)/FAD-dependent oxidoreductase, with translation MTQRDLAIIGAGPAGMAAAAQAAAFGLSVTLLDEQPRPGGQIYRDVDRAAGLRGEVLGADYAHGTTLTSALRQSGVEHISGAVVWAIEDGFRLSYTRAGRAAQLTAGRILLATGALERPMPLPGWTLPGVMTAGAGQILLKQSGVLARRAVLVGSGPLLYLIAAQMVRAGTPPAAMVETQSLSDMTRAARHLTGALRGWRYMIKGLKMLAEIRRAGVPRYTGATGIAIEGADRAEAVRFTSRGRAQRLACDTVFLHHGVVPNTQAARSLDVAHIWNSAQACFVPQLDAWGESSVQDVYIAGDGGGIGGAKAAEVAGRLAALQIAQQSGQLPASNRDAQAAPLRRALAHELAARPFLDAAYPPCAEALAPADSTVICRCEEVTAGDIRGYAKLGCTGPNQTKAFGRAGMGPCQGRYCGLTVTALLSAAHGQPPDTTGHYRIRPPLKPVTLGELAAMEDAGQDAAE, from the coding sequence ATCTTGCCATCATCGGGGCCGGCCCCGCGGGCATGGCCGCCGCCGCCCAGGCGGCCGCGTTTGGCCTCTCCGTCACCCTGCTCGATGAACAGCCCCGCCCCGGCGGGCAGATCTATCGCGATGTGGACCGCGCGGCGGGCCTGCGCGGCGAGGTTCTGGGCGCGGACTATGCCCACGGCACAACCCTGACCTCGGCGCTCCGCCAGAGCGGTGTGGAGCATATCTCCGGCGCCGTGGTCTGGGCCATCGAAGACGGCTTTCGCCTCTCCTACACGCGGGCGGGCCGCGCCGCCCAGCTTACCGCCGGGCGCATCCTTCTGGCCACCGGCGCGCTGGAACGGCCCATGCCGCTGCCGGGCTGGACCCTGCCGGGCGTGATGACCGCCGGCGCGGGGCAGATCCTGCTCAAGCAATCGGGCGTGCTTGCCCGCCGCGCTGTCCTTGTTGGCTCCGGCCCTCTCCTCTATCTGATCGCCGCCCAGATGGTGCGCGCCGGCACGCCGCCCGCCGCCATGGTCGAAACCCAGAGCCTGTCTGACATGACCCGCGCCGCGCGCCATCTCACCGGCGCCCTGCGCGGCTGGCGCTACATGATCAAGGGCCTGAAAATGCTGGCAGAAATCCGTCGCGCCGGGGTGCCGCGCTATACTGGCGCGACCGGCATTGCCATCGAGGGCGCGGACCGGGCCGAGGCCGTCCGTTTCACCAGCCGGGGGCGCGCGCAACGCCTCGCCTGCGACACGGTCTTTCTGCATCACGGCGTTGTGCCCAACACCCAGGCCGCCCGCTCGCTCGACGTGGCGCATATCTGGAATTCCGCGCAAGCCTGCTTTGTGCCACAGCTTGATGCATGGGGCGAAAGCTCGGTTCAGGATGTATACATTGCCGGTGACGGGGGCGGGATCGGCGGCGCGAAGGCGGCGGAAGTTGCCGGGCGCCTCGCCGCCCTCCAGATCGCGCAGCAAAGTGGCCAGCTCCCGGCCTCCAACCGGGACGCACAGGCCGCCCCCCTGCGCCGCGCGCTCGCCCACGAACTGGCCGCGCGCCCCTTCCTCGATGCGGCCTATCCGCCCTGCGCCGAGGCTCTCGCCCCCGCCGACAGCACCGTGATCTGCCGCTGCGAGGAAGTCACCGCCGGGGATATCCGCGGCTATGCCAAACTCGGCTGCACCGGCCCCAACCAGACCAAAGCCTTCGGCCGTGCCGGCATGGGCCCCTGCCAAGGCCGCTATTGCGGCCTCACGGTCACAGCCCTCCTCTCCGCCGCCCATGGCCAACCCCCCGACACCACCGGCCACTACCGCATCCGCCCGCCCCTGAAGCCCGTGACCCTGGGCGAGCTGGCGGCAATGGAGGATGCGGGGCAGGACGCGGCGGAGTAA